The nucleotide window ATATCTGAAATCTTACTTCTCGGCTCTCACCTAACCACAGAGCGCACAGAGAGTTTACAGCGTACACAGGGAAAATTCAAAATTTAAAACATGGCCTTTGACTTCTGGCTTCTGGCTCTCTTAACCACAAAGGACACAAAGCTAAAGGCAATTTACAGCGCACACAGGGAAATCCATAATCCAAAATTTATAATTTAAAATCCTGGTTCTTGATTCTTGGCTCTTGGCTCTTTCTTTTTTCTTCTTTCTTCTTTCCTCCAAAAAGTCTGAAATCTGAAATCTGACATCTGACATCTGATATCTGATATCTCGACTCTAAAACAAATCGTTCTCCGTAATACTCTTGTCGTGCTTGGTATAATCCACCGGTCTTTTCGCGAAGAAATCATCCATGGAGTTGGCGAAAACTTCCTCTTCAAACCAGATCATAGGTTTGTACTGTTCCGGTGTAATATTATAACGGGTTCGCATTCCGATTTTCTTCAGACTGTCGTCTACACGGTATTTCATAAAGTTCAGCAGGTCTTCCTTAGTGAAGTTGTCCAGATCACCCAGTTCAAAGATCCAGTCCAGAATTTCTTCCTCCACCTGAATGGAATGGTCTACAAGTGTATAAATATCTTCAATATCAGAATCGGTAAGCAGTTCCGGCTGTTCCTCACGGATCTTGTTAATAAGGTAAATACCTGCATTGGCATGGATTTGCTCATCCACAGAAGTCCACGCAATGATATTGGAGACGTTTTTCATATATCCTTTAAACCTTGTAAACGACAGGATTATGGCAAACTGCGAGAACAGGGATACGTTTTCGATAAGGATGCTGAAAAGCAGCAGTGACGATACATATTCCTTCGGTGTGGTAGAGTTGGCATGTTTGAGCACATTGCTCAGGAAATCAATCCTTTTCTTAATAGCCGGAATCTCAACTACCTGAGTGAAGGCATCGTTATAACCCAGCACTTCCAGCAAACGTGAATACGCTTCGGAATGACGGAACTCACATTCTGCAAAAGTAGACCCCAGGCCGTTAAGTTCCGGCTTGGGCATATGGTTATACAGATTTCCCCAGAAAGTCTTTACCGAAACCTCAATCTGCGCGATAGCAAGCAATGCATTCTTTACGGCATGTTTTTCATGTGGCTCCAGCTGCGACTGGAAATCCTGTACATCGGCCGTAAAATCAACTTCAGAATGCACCCAGAAGGATTTGTTAATCGCATCTACAAACTGCAGAACTTCCGGATACTCAAATGGCTTATAACTTACTCTCTTTTCAAAAATCCCCATAAAGCGATTCGGTTTATATCTTGTTAAAATAATAGTCAGACAAAAGTTACCTTACTTGTATTCTACTGAATATCAGAAGGTTAAATTACCCACCACAGTTATTATGGCGAAAACAAAAATAGATAATACATCCCTACCATGAAAGGCATAGCTGAATGATAAACATAAAAGTTTTCCACAAAAGCAGGGAAGCGTCTGTTGGTGCAGGTTACCTCAGTATTTAGGTGGATTAAAACCAATTATGAAGGCTGCAAATTAAACAGTTTTCAATAAACCTAATATTCAGAGTATTTTATAACTAAACAACACTTAGAATCCATTAAAACGGGCGCCCTGTAACAAATAAGGCGCGCTGTATACTTATAAAGGAAGCAAATCTGCAATATGTTAAGCATTCAGAACCTCCATAAATCATATGATACGGGCAAGAGCAAACTGCACGTCCTGAAGGGAATCAACCTTGAAATTGGCGCCGGGGAATTCGTTTCCATCATGGGCAGCTCAGGCTCGGGAAAATCTACACTGCTTAACATCATCGGTATTCTGGATGAAAAAGATTCCGGCACCTACACCTTAGACGGAATTCCTATTGAAGACCTTTCGGAAGTTAAGGCCGCAGAATACCGCAGCCGGTTCCTGGGTTTTGTATTCCAGTCCTTTAACCTCATTGCGTACAAGACGGCGCTGGAAAACGTGGCACTGCCGCTGTACTATCAGAATGTGAACCGAAAGGAACGCAACCAGAAAGCTTTGGAATATCTGGAAAAAGTAGGTCTGGCACAATGGGCCAACCACCTGCCCAATGAACTTTCCGGCGGACAGAAACAGCGTGTAGCTATAGCCCGTGCCCTGATCACCGACCCCAAGATCATCCTGGCCGATGAACCTACGGGAGCGCTGGACAGCAAGACAACTTATGATATTATGAAACTGCTGCAGGACATCAACCTTGAAGGGAAAACAATCATTGTTGTTACCCATGAACCCGACGTAGCTGCCGAAACCAAAAGAAATGTAATACTGAAAGACGGAATCATTGAAAGCGATGAATACATTACCCAGCGGGTGCTTGTTTGAGAATAATTTTAAAAGTGTAACAGTTTAAAAATATAACAGTTTAGCAGTTAAACAATTTACCAGTCTGTCAATTATCAGTTTATAAGTCAACTACCAATAAACAACTTTACGACTTAACAACTCAACAACTCAACAACTTAAAAACAAATCCCTCCAATAAAATGTTTGATCTGGACCGCTGGCAGGAAATATTTGCCTCCATACGAAGCAATGTACTGAGAACTGTGCTCTCCGGCTTTACTGTGGCACTGGGTCTCTACATATTTATTGTGCTCTTCGGTATCGGTTCCGGTCTGAAGAACGCCTTTACAGAAGGTTTTGCACGCGATGCCCAGAATCTCATCGCCATTTTTTCGGGTAAGACCACTGTAGCGTACGGCGGACTGCAGGCGGACCGCCAGGTGGTATTTAAAAATGAGGACTTCGAGGAAGTTATCGGCATAGACCCGGAAAAAGTGGAATATTCCGCACCAAAATACAGCACCGGAATGATGGTAAAATATGGCCGTGAAAGCGGTAATTACCAGATCAGCGGAACTACCGGTGATGAAAAATTCATAGAGAACCGGCAACTGGTGGACGGCCGGTATATTAGCCCCGGCGATCTGCAGCGGCGGCAGAATGTGGCCGTCATAGGCAGGATGGTGCAGCGTGACCTCATAAAAGACGGCAGCCCTATTGGCCGCGACCTCGAAATCAACGGTACCATGTTTAAAGTGATTGGAGTCTTTTCTGATGAAGGCGGAGGCGATTTTGAAGAAAGGATGATTACCATACCTATCACAACGCTTCAGCAAATGAAAAAAGGTTCCGATACTGTAAATTCCATCCAACTCACCTATAATCAAGACCTCACCCCGGAACAGGCCATAACATTTGGCGAGGAAATCGAAAAGCAGGTAAAGGCACGCCACAGGGTTTCACCAGACGACGAAAATGCGGTAAGAGTGCGCAACAACGCAGAAAATACCAAGAACAGTTTTCAGTTCCTGTTTATCCTCACGCTTGTCGTTGGGTTTATCGGCATGGGTACCCTGCTGGCCGGCATCATTGGCATCAGCAACATCATGGTTTATATTGTAAAGGAAAGGACCCAGGAAATCGGTGTACGGAAAGCCATAGGTGCCAAACCCAACAGCATTATTGCACTGATCATTCAGGAAAGTATTGTCATTACAGTGATTTCGGGATTCATAGGTGTGGGTCTGGGCGTCCTTACGCTCGAACTTATTGGCGACAGCCTGGAAGCCTATTTCATTAAGGATCCTAGTGTAGGTTGGGGCCTCATTATCGTCGCTTTTGTCTGCCTGATCCTGGCCGGATTAATTGCCGGCTTTGTACCTTCGTACCGCGCGAGCAAAATAAAACCTATTGAAGCCCTGAGAGCCGAATAATTTAACAAAAACAGTACATTGTACATTGTACATTTTACATTGTACATTATACATATTAAATAGTACATCGTACACCATTCTGCAATAAAAAGTAAGTGTCAAAACACAGTATAGAATGAATATCGTTTTCAAAAAAGACACCTGGCAGGAGATCTACCATTCACTTAGATCGAACAAACTGCGCACCTTCCTCACCATGATTGGTGTGGCCTGGGGCATGTTCCTGTACGTTTCCCTGCTGGGCGCCGCTAAAGGCATGGAAAACGGCTTCGATAAACTGTTTTCCGGATTCGCCACCAACAGTATTTTCCTTTGGGCCCAAAATACCAATATTCCTTATGCCGGTTTTGCTAAAGGACGGCAAATGGAGCTGGACCGTAACGATATCGAAATGCTGACCACACGGATCCCGGAAATCGATTATATCTCGCCGCAGAGTTCCAAAGGAAGTTTTGGCACACCCGGCGAACTGATGTCGCGCACCGGCAAAAATGGCACCTACGGTCTGAACGGCGACTCACCTATCGGCAATAAAATTTCAGAAAAGAAACTGATCTTCGGAAGATATCTGAATGATGCCGACCTCGCGCTTAACAAGAATGTGATAGTCATTGGTGAGGAAATCTACAAAAATTTCTTCGACCATAAAAAAAATGAAAACCCGATCGGCCAAAGCATCAATGTGCGGGGAACTTTCTTTAATGTCATTGGGGTGTTCTCTGTGAAACGGGCCAGTCCTATGGAAAATGCGCAAACCGCTTATATCCCCCTTACCACCTATATGAAGATGTTCAACGACGGCGACAAGGTTGATGTCTTCTCCATTGTGAGTAAACCTGATGCGGATGTGGCCATAGTGGAAACCAAAGTAAAGGATGTCCTGAAACAGAAGTACAATGTTTCACCGGAAGACACCAATGCTTTCGGAAGCTTTAATTTGGGCAAGGAATTTAAGAAACTGACAGGCTTCCTGGACGGCATGCAGCTCCTCACCATCATTGTGGGAACGCTGACCATCCTGGCAGGGGTCATTGCCATCTCCAACATCCTGCTGATCACCGTAAAGGAAAGGACAAAGGAAATAGGCATCAGACGTGCCATAGGCGCAAAACCGGCCGAAGTGCGTAACCAGATCCTGCTGGAAAGTGTGGTGATTACCCTCACATCGGGAATACTTGGATTTATTTTCGGTATCCTTCTGCTGATGGTTTTGGATATGATAACGAAGAACCAGGAAGATATTCCGTTTTACAATCCTACAGTGGATTATGGGAATGTATTTGCCGCAATGACAATTATGGTGACGCTGGGACTTATTGTCGGAATGATTCCCGCACAGCGCGCCGTAAAGATAAAACCGATTGAGGCACTGCGCAGTGAGTAATAATTGAAAGTGGTGGTACAGATATCTTTAATTAGAGGAAAGATGTCAGATCTCAGATTTCAGACTTGTTAAAGGAACAAGGAAGAAAGAGGAAAGAAAAAAGACTTCTGAGGGGTGGGTTGAGATCTCCTCGAGGATAAGATAACAGAATGGAGTGGGGGAATTAACTTTGTGTCCTTTGTTTATCCTTTGTGTCCTTTGTGGTTAAAGAGATCCCTACGGGATGACAGAGAGTATCGTAATATGGATTTGGATTATTCTCTGTGTCCTCTGTACAAGCGCTGTGTGCACTGTGGTTAGGTAAAAGCTATTTGTTGATCACTGAAAGCCGAACGCTGAACGCAAAACTAAAAGCGCTTTGTGCTCCGTAGTTAAATTCGCTCCATAAACAGCGTAACAAAAATTGTAACATTAAATAAAAACAATATATGAAAAAGAAAATTACCGGAAAAAGGGTGCTTTACATTATACTGGGCCTCCTGGTGGCGGTGGCACTTTTTGCCGGCATCGGCTACCTCATTAAATCCAATTCCACCAAAAGCGAAACTTTTCTCACCAAAAAACCAATGATCCAGAATATGGAAGACAAGGTGATGGCCACGGGAAAGATTGTTCCCCGCGAAGAAATTGAGATCAAACCCAATATGTCCGGTATTGTGGATAAAGTACTTGTAGATGAAGGCGACCGCGTAACCGTAGGACAGCTTATCGCTACCATACGTATCGTCCCGAATATCCAGAATGTAAACGCTTCACAGCAGGAAATCAACACAGCACAGCTGCAGATCAGCAATGCACAGCTGAACCTGGACAACCAGCAGAAACAGTTTGGTATGCAGGAGCGTCTGTTTAACCAGGGCGTAATTTCCAGGCAGGAATATCTCGCGGCACAGCAGCAGCTACAGTCGGCGCAGATTCAGTTGCGCAATGCAAGACAGCAACTGGTAACAGCCCAGAAAAACCTTCAGATCGCCAGAACAGGTGTTACACCGGAACTTCAGAGCCTTGCCACGACTCAAATCCGGTCCAAAGCCAACGGTACTGTGCTGGAAGTTCCCGTAAAAGTCGGCAGCCAGGTTATCGAGGCCAATTCATTTAATGCGGGTACTACAATAGCCGCTATCGCAGACCTGAACTCCCTTATTTTTCAGGGAGAGATAGATGAGGCTCAGGCCGGTAAACTTAAGGAAGGCATGAATATGAATATAGTGATCGGTGCGCTTCAGAATAAGAAATTTCCGGGCCGCCTGACAATGATCGCACCTAAAGGTAAAGACCAGAGCGGGACGATTAAATTCCCTGTGGAAGGTGATGTTTTTAATCCGAACAATGAATATATCCGTGCCGGGTTTTCGGCCAATGGAGAAATCGTGCTGAGCTCCCAGAAAAATGCGCTGCTCCTGGATGAAGCGCTTATTCAGTATGAGAAGAAGGGTGGTAAAGATATTCCTTTTGTTGAAGTAAAACAGGCAAACGGTACCTTCAGGAAAGTATATGTAACTCTGGGAGCAAGTGACGGCATTAACGTTCAGATTAAAGCCGGCATTGATAAAAATGCGGAGGTTAAAGTCTGGAATCCAAGTGATAAGGATAAGGAAGCACTGAAAGAGAAAAAAAGCTAACCTGAGTCACAAAAATATCCTGGAGTTTTTCTTCAGGATATTTTTTTTAATGCCTTCGGAACAGCAGTACACCGTTCAGAAAAATCAGGAGAAAACTTAGGGTTACGTATATACTGCTTCGGTGGTTCCTCATTTTCTGCGCGTCAATAAGCAGTCCGGCAGTCTTGCTGAGTTTTTGACTTTGGTTAATGTAATTATGAATTTCAACAACCTGGTCACTGCTGCGGTTGGACACAGCGTGTTGCGAGAAATAGACCATATTTTTTTTGCCCAGATACCCCGCAATCCAGAATTCACCGGAGTGGTCCATTTTCAGATATTCAACCTGATAATGCTCCGGACGTACCCGACCTGCATGTTTCAGGTCGTAAGGCTCACCGGGTGACTCAGCATCATTTACACGTACCACATAAAAATCGAGTGCCTGCGGTAATTTATTAATGATCTGTACAGCCATGGCATCCATGACAAACGGATATTTGCTCCGTTTCACAAACCATACAGTAAAGTAGGCTGCCGCAGAAAGCACAATGAGCATACGTGCAATCCTGGCCGACACTGCAAAACTGCCCTTGCGGATCAGGGACAGTGGCAGTGCGAGACACAGCAGTAAAAAAATGATAAAAGTAAAATTCTCCATCGGATGCAAATATAAGCAAATTGGCCATTCAGGCCGGCTTTAGCGCGTACCCTCCCACTCTGCAAAAAACTGCTCCAGGTAGACTTCCATAAAAGCATGTCGGCCGGCCGCGAGTTCTTTTCCTTTGGCTGTATTCATTCTGTCCTTCAGCAGCAGAAGCTTTTCATAAAAATGGTTGATGGTTGTTCCCTCATTTCTTTTGTATTCTTCCCGGGTCATATTCTTCCGGGGTGCCATCTCCGGATGGTGCAGCAGATTATTTTTGAACCCTCCGAAATTAAAGGTCCGTGCGATACCAATTGCGCCCATCGCGTCCAGGCGGTCGGCATCCTGCACAATCTGAAGTTCAGCAATTGCGGGGTTCTTTACTCGGATATCATGAAGTTCATCACCGGAAGCTTCCAGGCTGTTTTTGAAAGACATATTTTTTATGATGAAAAGCACAGATTCTGTGGTTGCGGGATCTGCATCAATATTCTGCAGATGATTTCGGGCAATGGTTAGCGCAATCTGCTCATCACCACCGTGAAATTTGGGATCTGCGATATCATGCAGAAGCGCAGCCAGTTCAACAACTTCGCGGTCGCAAACTTCCGGGCCGGCTATGGTTAAGGCCAGTTTCCAGACCCTTTCCACATGAAACCAGTCATGACCGGCTTCGGCACCTTTGAGTTGTTCCCTAACAAACTGTACGGTTTTTTCAATTTTCGAATTCATCATTAACTTCTGTCAATTATTTATAGCTTCATCTTGCTCCAGATAATCCGGCACCACTTGCCACAGTTTGCGGTTATAGCTCCGGAAAAAATTAATATGTCCTATTTCACCCCGGTCACTTTCGGAGGTATGTAAGAGGCGGTAAGTGGGTTTCATGCCCGGATAAGTCTCAGTCATCAGTTTCCGTACTGCCCGGTCCGTAAGCCAGGTGTCATCTTCAGCGCGAATCACCAGCACTTCCTGGTTTAAATGGGGTGCAGTATTTTCAGCATGCTCTTCCAGCAGTTTATTGGTTGATTTCCTGCTGATGACCAGCGTGCGCCAGTCATGGGCAGATCCTTTAGGAAGACTTTCACCCAGGCCAAAACGGTGTGCCGGAAAATAACCCCACAGTGCCGTTGTAACCGGTAGCAAAAAGGCAAAGCCAAGATAGCCCAAAGCCGCGGTTTTCCAGCCCAGATTTCCTACAAATGCTTTCTGCGTGCCCACAAAGACAAACTTTTCAAACTGCCTGGAATCTGAATTCATACCGAGGATAAGTGCGCCTACCGAATGTCCCAGACAAAATTTTCTATATCCCGGAAAACGGTTATCAATGAATTCGGTCAAACAACCGTAATCCAGCGAGCCCCAGTCACCCATAGTGGCTTTAAAATGCCGCAGTGATGCCGGTTTGCTCTGACCCACGCCACGGTAATCATAGGTGATCACGGTAAATCCATGTGAAGCCATGTAGCGGGAAAAAGCATAATAAACCTGCTGTTTAACACCGGTTGCCGAATTGATGAGCAGAACTTTCTTACTGCAGGTTTCCGGTGCAAACATCGTAGCCGAAATACTGAAGCCGTCCCTGGCTTTCACTGAGATGGGAACCATCGGTCGCTATAATGTATTTTGATTTTCAATGCGGGAATTACCCGGCAATATCGGAATTCATCTCTTCCAGTAAGGGCAGTCCTCCCTGGGAACCTTCGTTCATCGCGACCTTCAGCGAGACATCAGTACCGAAACGGACACAGTCGCCTATTGAATTCCCATGGCAGTAGGCCACGGCAAACCCCGAGGTAAAAGCATCGCCCATACCAATTCTGTACTGCATATCCTGATGGTCATTCCGGTAATATTTCATCTCGGAACCACTGTAATAAGTGGTTACATTTGTATTGTCCCGAATAAAAAGCTTGTTGGGATTGTGCTTTAGGATATCTTCCACATTATCAACTCCAAAAACGGTAGGTAAATCCGTGCTTTTAGCGACGATGAAAGATGCATACTCCTGCACGTTAAGAGGAAGCCGTGCCGCCGGTGCTGCATATAACAGCACTTTGGTATTGTATTTTTTAGCCAGTTCCACTGTAAATTCTACCGCTTCCATAGGAATTTCAAGCTGAAGAAGTAAAAGATCAGCGGTTTCGATAAGGGATTCGGCTTTCTGAATATGATCTACAGAAAGGTGCAGGTTAGCGCCGGGAACTACAACAATGGCATTCCGGCCTTCTGCGGAAGTTACGAAAGCAGTACCGGTATCCGCCTCAGAAGTAACGTTTACATGATCCACATTTATTCCT belongs to Chryseobacterium sp. and includes:
- a CDS encoding efflux RND transporter periplasmic adaptor subunit — encoded protein: MKKKITGKRVLYIILGLLVAVALFAGIGYLIKSNSTKSETFLTKKPMIQNMEDKVMATGKIVPREEIEIKPNMSGIVDKVLVDEGDRVTVGQLIATIRIVPNIQNVNASQQEINTAQLQISNAQLNLDNQQKQFGMQERLFNQGVISRQEYLAAQQQLQSAQIQLRNARQQLVTAQKNLQIARTGVTPELQSLATTQIRSKANGTVLEVPVKVGSQVIEANSFNAGTTIAAIADLNSLIFQGEIDEAQAGKLKEGMNMNIVIGALQNKKFPGRLTMIAPKGKDQSGTIKFPVEGDVFNPNNEYIRAGFSANGEIVLSSQKNALLLDEALIQYEKKGGKDIPFVEVKQANGTFRKVYVTLGASDGINVQIKAGIDKNAEVKVWNPSDKDKEALKEKKS
- a CDS encoding ribonucleotide-diphosphate reductase subunit beta translates to MGIFEKRVSYKPFEYPEVLQFVDAINKSFWVHSEVDFTADVQDFQSQLEPHEKHAVKNALLAIAQIEVSVKTFWGNLYNHMPKPELNGLGSTFAECEFRHSEAYSRLLEVLGYNDAFTQVVEIPAIKKRIDFLSNVLKHANSTTPKEYVSSLLLFSILIENVSLFSQFAIILSFTRFKGYMKNVSNIIAWTSVDEQIHANAGIYLINKIREEQPELLTDSDIEDIYTLVDHSIQVEEEILDWIFELGDLDNFTKEDLLNFMKYRVDDSLKKIGMRTRYNITPEQYKPMIWFEEEVFANSMDDFFAKRPVDYTKHDKSITENDLF
- a CDS encoding ribokinase; this translates as MKLSTHRPKIVVVGSSSLDLVLVTERHPEPSETVMASRAERFFGGKGANQAVGTARLGANVSFVSCIGADDAGREVFRNLKAEGINVDHVNVTSEADTGTAFVTSAEGRNAIVVVPGANLHLSVDHIQKAESLIETADLLLLQLEIPMEAVEFTVELAKKYNTKVLLYAAPAARLPLNVQEYASFIVAKSTDLPTVFGVDNVEDILKHNPNKLFIRDNTNVTTYYSGSEMKYYRNDHQDMQYRIGMGDAFTSGFAVAYCHGNSIGDCVRFGTDVSLKVAMNEGSQGGLPLLEEMNSDIAG
- a CDS encoding alpha/beta fold hydrolase is translated as MVPISVKARDGFSISATMFAPETCSKKVLLINSATGVKQQVYYAFSRYMASHGFTVITYDYRGVGQSKPASLRHFKATMGDWGSLDYGCLTEFIDNRFPGYRKFCLGHSVGALILGMNSDSRQFEKFVFVGTQKAFVGNLGWKTAALGYLGFAFLLPVTTALWGYFPAHRFGLGESLPKGSAHDWRTLVISRKSTNKLLEEHAENTAPHLNQEVLVIRAEDDTWLTDRAVRKLMTETYPGMKPTYRLLHTSESDRGEIGHINFFRSYNRKLWQVVPDYLEQDEAINN
- a CDS encoding ABC transporter permease, with product MFDLDRWQEIFASIRSNVLRTVLSGFTVALGLYIFIVLFGIGSGLKNAFTEGFARDAQNLIAIFSGKTTVAYGGLQADRQVVFKNEDFEEVIGIDPEKVEYSAPKYSTGMMVKYGRESGNYQISGTTGDEKFIENRQLVDGRYISPGDLQRRQNVAVIGRMVQRDLIKDGSPIGRDLEINGTMFKVIGVFSDEGGGDFEERMITIPITTLQQMKKGSDTVNSIQLTYNQDLTPEQAITFGEEIEKQVKARHRVSPDDENAVRVRNNAENTKNSFQFLFILTLVVGFIGMGTLLAGIIGISNIMVYIVKERTQEIGVRKAIGAKPNSIIALIIQESIVITVISGFIGVGLGVLTLELIGDSLEAYFIKDPSVGWGLIIVAFVCLILAGLIAGFVPSYRASKIKPIEALRAE
- a CDS encoding ABC transporter permease gives rise to the protein MNIVFKKDTWQEIYHSLRSNKLRTFLTMIGVAWGMFLYVSLLGAAKGMENGFDKLFSGFATNSIFLWAQNTNIPYAGFAKGRQMELDRNDIEMLTTRIPEIDYISPQSSKGSFGTPGELMSRTGKNGTYGLNGDSPIGNKISEKKLIFGRYLNDADLALNKNVIVIGEEIYKNFFDHKKNENPIGQSINVRGTFFNVIGVFSVKRASPMENAQTAYIPLTTYMKMFNDGDKVDVFSIVSKPDADVAIVETKVKDVLKQKYNVSPEDTNAFGSFNLGKEFKKLTGFLDGMQLLTIIVGTLTILAGVIAISNILLITVKERTKEIGIRRAIGAKPAEVRNQILLESVVITLTSGILGFIFGILLLMVLDMITKNQEDIPFYNPTVDYGNVFAAMTIMVTLGLIVGMIPAQRAVKIKPIEALRSE
- a CDS encoding HD domain-containing protein; protein product: MNSKIEKTVQFVREQLKGAEAGHDWFHVERVWKLALTIAGPEVCDREVVELAALLHDIADPKFHGGDEQIALTIARNHLQNIDADPATTESVLFIIKNMSFKNSLEASGDELHDIRVKNPAIAELQIVQDADRLDAMGAIGIARTFNFGGFKNNLLHHPEMAPRKNMTREEYKRNEGTTINHFYEKLLLLKDRMNTAKGKELAAGRHAFMEVYLEQFFAEWEGTR
- a CDS encoding ABC transporter ATP-binding protein, which produces MLSIQNLHKSYDTGKSKLHVLKGINLEIGAGEFVSIMGSSGSGKSTLLNIIGILDEKDSGTYTLDGIPIEDLSEVKAAEYRSRFLGFVFQSFNLIAYKTALENVALPLYYQNVNRKERNQKALEYLEKVGLAQWANHLPNELSGGQKQRVAIARALITDPKIILADEPTGALDSKTTYDIMKLLQDINLEGKTIIVVTHEPDVAAETKRNVILKDGIIESDEYITQRVLV